Below is a window of Synechococcus sp. MW101C3 DNA.
GTGGGCCCGGAGGCTGCCACGGGCGCCGCGCCGGCCAGCCGCTCCAGCAGCGCCGCGATGATGCGCGCATTGGCGGCAGGAAAGGGGAAGGCCGCCAGCCCCTCCGGCTCCACCCAACGCACCTGCTGACTGGCCAGGGGCTGCGGATCTCCCGCCAGCCAGCGGCAGAGATGCACCACGAAGCACAGACGCTTGTGGCTGTAGCTGTGCTCCAGGGTGATCAGCTCCTCGCCCACCTCCGCCTCGATCGCCAGCTCCTCGCGCAGTTCGCGGGCGATGGTGGCCGCGATCGCTTCGCCCGGCTCCTGCTTGCCGCCGGGGAATTCCCACAGCCCCCCCAACAGCCCCTCCGGCAGGCGCTGATCGATCAGCACCCGGCCGCGCCCATCCAGCACCACCCCCACGCCGATCACTTGAAAGGGCAGCGGCCGGGGGGCGTCCTTCACGGGGTAGCGGGCGGGGTCGCCGGCAGCGTAAGCAGCGCAAGAGTTCCGCCAGGGGCAGCGGCCGCAGTCGGGGGAACGGGGGGTGCAGACCGTGGCGCCCAGGTCCATCAGAGCCTGGTTGAAGGCCCGGGGCCGCTGCCGGTCGAGCAGCAGCTCGCTCAGCCGCCAGAACCCGGCGAGCTCCCGTTTCGGCGGGCGGGGAGCGGCGATCAGGCGCGCCAGCACCCGCGCCGCGTTGCCGTCGAGGATCG
It encodes the following:
- the mutT gene encoding 8-oxo-dGTP diphosphatase MutT encodes the protein MAGRRDAGWAERQEHLPLQQLRAALLAWGERHGRHSLPWKLRSDGRPPLDGEPLDPLRVWVAEVMLQQTQLAVALPYWQRWMSALPDLPALAAADPQQVLLLWQGLGYYGRARRLQQGARQLLDASAPGADPWPRDLPGWLALSGVGRSTAGSILSSAFDQPFAILDGNAARVLARLIAAPRPPKRELAGFWRLSELLLDRQRPRAFNQALMDLGATVCTPRSPDCGRCPWRNSCAAYAAGDPARYPVKDAPRPLPFQVIGVGVVLDGRGRVLIDQRLPEGLLGGLWEFPGGKQEPGEAIAATIARELREELAIEAEVGEELITLEHSYSHKRLCFVVHLCRWLAGDPQPLASQQVRWVEPEGLAAFPFPAANARIIAALLERLAGAAPVAASGPTGECGEN